A genome region from Nocardioides cynanchi includes the following:
- a CDS encoding RyR domain-containing protein, whose protein sequence is MERLNRFTAIAAGVLILVSLLFGYVGFLTLGPAPHPKSDAAFAALQLFALDAPPHIASRSSMLNVARFSAPLSLVLATVATIVALLGQRFRRFSLRWRGHHHVILIGIDATSFELGQCLLRRRGTVVAVDTEEHPQLIALQSGGATTLVGDARESRLLGRCRVKTARHVVVIGKSDTHTLQLCEALAGVLGPRSAATVHAAIHDESLWRQLGRVEIRQSRPAPRMEFFNPADRRAKAYLQLVTHELDGELPEQFWVAADGLLGRRMLVNLCQQLALGGRLVQVQVESDTHEKLIEPLLRDERWIGSMMRVRVAEAGEATGIALVCSERSDGRPLGRALELAQDSTTERVFLCAAGHEGDTVLDLKRLSPRVSLLPADSEWLRPSHFFGRSWIEIMAEARHEDYYANEVARGSTRASNRSLVPWRDLPESLRESNRAFARAVGAVLEQLGGTLAPLRGPVLEVSLPDDELELLARNEHDRWMCALTDDNWTYAPAPKDPHLKTHPLLVDWEKLDEPEREKDRDAIRAIPRMLARVGYSLEIPARSDTH, encoded by the coding sequence GTGGAGAGGCTGAACCGATTCACGGCGATTGCTGCCGGGGTCCTCATTCTGGTTTCGCTTCTCTTTGGATACGTCGGCTTCCTCACCTTGGGCCCGGCTCCACATCCCAAGAGCGATGCGGCCTTCGCTGCCCTTCAGTTGTTCGCCCTGGACGCCCCGCCCCATATTGCGTCGAGATCGTCGATGCTGAATGTCGCGCGCTTCTCCGCGCCCTTGAGCTTGGTCCTGGCCACAGTGGCTACGATCGTCGCCTTACTCGGCCAGCGGTTCAGGCGATTCAGCCTGCGATGGCGCGGTCATCACCACGTGATTCTTATTGGCATCGACGCCACGTCATTCGAACTCGGGCAATGCCTCCTACGCCGACGAGGGACTGTGGTGGCAGTGGACACTGAGGAGCACCCTCAGCTCATCGCCCTCCAAAGCGGAGGGGCCACGACCCTGGTCGGGGACGCGCGCGAATCGCGCCTGCTCGGGCGCTGCCGAGTCAAGACAGCACGGCACGTCGTGGTCATCGGGAAGAGCGACACTCATACCCTGCAGCTATGCGAGGCATTGGCGGGCGTCTTGGGGCCTAGGAGCGCAGCAACTGTCCACGCGGCGATACATGACGAGTCGCTGTGGCGACAACTGGGAAGGGTCGAGATCAGACAATCCCGACCGGCGCCCCGTATGGAATTCTTCAACCCGGCTGACCGCAGGGCCAAGGCCTACTTGCAGTTGGTGACTCACGAACTGGACGGCGAACTCCCAGAGCAGTTCTGGGTCGCGGCCGACGGCCTTCTTGGCCGTCGCATGCTGGTGAACCTTTGTCAACAGCTCGCCTTGGGTGGCCGGCTGGTCCAGGTGCAGGTCGAGTCCGATACCCATGAGAAGTTGATCGAACCTCTGCTGCGGGACGAGCGATGGATCGGCTCCATGATGAGAGTTCGCGTCGCGGAAGCGGGTGAGGCCACGGGAATCGCATTGGTGTGCAGCGAACGCTCGGACGGGCGGCCGTTGGGCAGGGCACTCGAGCTCGCTCAAGACTCCACCACGGAACGAGTCTTTCTCTGCGCAGCCGGACACGAGGGGGACACGGTCCTGGACCTGAAGCGGCTCAGCCCTCGCGTGTCCCTCCTGCCAGCCGACAGTGAGTGGCTGCGCCCAAGTCATTTCTTCGGTCGTTCTTGGATCGAGATCATGGCGGAGGCCCGGCACGAGGACTACTACGCCAACGAGGTGGCCCGAGGGAGCACCCGAGCTTCCAACCGCTCGCTAGTCCCATGGCGGGACCTTCCCGAGAGTCTGCGCGAGTCCAATCGTGCCTTCGCCCGCGCGGTCGGCGCCGTGCTTGAGCAACTAGGCGGGACGTTGGCCCCTCTACGGGGACCAGTGCTCGAGGTGTCACTCCCCGACGACGAACTCGAACTGCTCGCGCGAAACGAGCACGATCGTTGGATGTGCGCCTTGACCGATGACAACTGGACCTATGCGCCAGCCCCGAAGGACCCGCACCTCAAGACGCACCCTCTGCTCGTCGATTGGGAGAAACTCGATGAACCAGAGCGCGAGAAGGACCGAGACGCCATTCGCGCTATCCCGCGCATGCTTGCACGAGTCGGCTACTCCCTGGAGATTCCGGCCCGTTCAGACACACACTGA
- a CDS encoding toll/interleukin-1 receptor domain-containing protein — MTETTQQRVFISYRRTDCQAQANGLHDGLRNRLADARIFMDIDSIPPGADFEEHIRNEIEQCHVVLVLIGDNWLDPRPGGAVRRLDETNDFVRLEVESALAAQNVRVIPVLVEGAQMPGPEDLPESIRRLARLNAIELGDSRWTSDLERLAEQLRRLGASATVRETGPTVSFDDIDPDAIGYAVALLPSTFKTKDVSEHSAVLATHAEVSGRRNYHTMIGRYLMKHRHRLGLGEPAAPVDDRGSVWSKSLATPSSKPGNWSPPAQFRATVGSSGSASRAAVAPAPLSRWARYRRSRWFMTTLPLVTCGLAAWVPPLWVASKRKSDPSFRRKMYAVSGGIVLVVVAGFALIGSAPEDATGTPTGPLSNVGVTLMLLAMTAGAVVGFVFRDREGDLPGAHEQLAKRELRESYRQLVSRDRSLAASMMVGRPDVRRDYDDGGLLDLNSLSAEALHNYGRLSMDEANRLVELRSQLGRFVDINEVTAYISLSEAAIARLQESSVCV; from the coding sequence TTGACCGAGACGACGCAGCAGCGGGTCTTCATCTCCTACCGTCGAACCGATTGCCAGGCACAGGCGAACGGACTCCATGACGGCCTGCGAAATCGCCTCGCAGATGCCCGCATTTTCATGGACATCGATTCGATCCCGCCTGGCGCCGATTTCGAAGAGCACATCCGCAACGAGATCGAGCAGTGCCATGTCGTACTTGTGCTCATCGGAGACAACTGGCTGGACCCCAGGCCCGGCGGAGCGGTCCGGCGTCTCGACGAGACGAACGACTTCGTCCGTCTCGAGGTCGAGTCGGCTCTTGCGGCGCAGAACGTCCGGGTCATCCCGGTTCTCGTCGAGGGTGCGCAGATGCCCGGCCCTGAAGACCTTCCCGAGAGCATCCGCAGGCTGGCGCGACTCAATGCGATCGAGTTGGGCGACTCCCGGTGGACCAGCGATCTGGAGAGGCTTGCGGAGCAGTTGCGCCGGTTGGGGGCGTCGGCAACCGTGAGGGAAACCGGTCCGACAGTGTCCTTTGACGACATCGACCCTGACGCAATTGGGTACGCAGTCGCCCTCCTTCCTTCAACTTTCAAGACGAAGGACGTTTCCGAGCATTCGGCCGTGCTTGCCACGCACGCCGAGGTCTCAGGACGACGTAACTACCACACAATGATCGGCCGCTACTTGATGAAGCACCGCCATCGCTTGGGCCTGGGGGAGCCCGCGGCACCCGTCGATGACCGAGGTTCTGTCTGGAGCAAGTCACTGGCGACCCCTAGTTCGAAGCCAGGCAATTGGTCCCCGCCTGCTCAGTTCCGGGCGACTGTTGGGTCGAGCGGAAGCGCCTCCCGGGCTGCGGTTGCACCGGCTCCACTGTCCAGATGGGCGCGGTATCGACGTTCTCGATGGTTCATGACGACTCTGCCGCTTGTGACCTGTGGGCTGGCCGCGTGGGTTCCACCTTTGTGGGTTGCATCGAAGCGCAAATCGGATCCCTCGTTCCGTCGGAAGATGTACGCCGTATCGGGTGGGATTGTCTTGGTCGTGGTTGCCGGATTCGCATTAATTGGGTCGGCGCCCGAAGACGCTACGGGCACTCCAACAGGACCGTTGTCAAACGTCGGCGTGACCCTCATGCTCCTGGCCATGACCGCCGGCGCGGTCGTCGGATTCGTGTTCCGCGACCGCGAAGGCGACTTGCCGGGCGCGCACGAGCAGTTGGCCAAGCGGGAGTTACGAGAGAGCTATCGGCAACTCGTTAGCCGCGACCGTTCGTTGGCTGCCTCCATGATGGTGGGCCGACCTGACGTGCGACGTGATTACGACGATGGCGGATTGTTGGATCTCAACAGTCTGTCTGCGGAGGCGTTGCATAATTACGGACGCCTATCGATGGACGAGGCAAATCGGCTGGTCGAGTTGCGAAGCCAGTTGGGCCGTTTCGTGGACATCAACGAGGTGACCGCCTATATCTCTCTGTCGGAGGCTGCGATCGCGCGTCTGCAGGAATCCTCAGTGTGTGTCTGA
- a CDS encoding vitamin B12-dependent ribonucleotide reductase codes for MTETVNPTKGSTKGEGTKLTIERVFSTPGVHPYDELTWERRDVVQQNWKTGETVFEQRGVEFPDFWSVNASTIVTTKYFRGAVGTDVREWSLRQLIDRVVKTYTKAGLEHGYFATAADAEVFEHEMTWLLVHQYFSFNSPVWFNVGTPSPQQVSACFILSVDDSMDSILNWYKEEGFIFKGGSGAGLNLSRIRSSKELLSSGGTASGPVSFMRGADASAGTIKSGGATRRAAKMVVLDVDHPDIVEFVETKAKEEDKIRALRDAGFDMDLGGADITSVQYQNANNSVRVSDEFMRAVEDGTEFGLRSRGTHEVIETVDARELFTKISQAAWACADPGLQYDDTINDWHTNPETGRITASNPCSEYMSLDNSSCNLASLNLLKFLKDDDTFDSALFQKAVELIITAMDISICFADFPTEAIGDTTRDYRQLGIGYANLGALLMAMGLGYDSDGGRSMAATITSLMTGASYKRSAELAAIVGPYAGYARNADAHKRVMRKHQAANDTVRTHHVADAQVAKFATQAWADVIKLGEANGFRNAQASVLAPTGTIGFMMDCDTTGIEPDFSLVKFKKLVGGGSMQIVNQTIPRALKNLGYDEEKIEAIVAFIAEHGHVIDAPGLKTEHYEVFDTAMGARALKPMGHVRMMAAAQPFLSGAISKTVNLPESATVEEIEDIYLQSWKLGLKATAVYRDNCKVGQPLSDGKSESSKKDQARSSVVERSRDHDSETTDVKEVIVYRPTRKRLPKSRTSRTTSFTVGGAEGYMTSGAHDDGELGEVFLKLGKQGSTLAGVMDAFSIAVSIGLQYGVPLETYVSKFSNLSFEPNGLTDDADVRMAKSIMDYIFRRLALDYLDFESRQALGIYSADERQRYLETGSYELPTEVGNAAEVIGDLSAPVEAELIDDASVVGDSPVVERSRDHETAAEHAAIDDLAPKPAPKEAHTSAELLEKITGTAVDSPLCMTCGTKMRPAGSCYVCEGCGSTSGCS; via the coding sequence ATGACCGAGACGGTGAACCCCACGAAGGGCTCGACCAAGGGCGAGGGCACCAAGCTCACGATTGAGCGTGTCTTCAGCACGCCCGGCGTGCACCCCTACGACGAGCTCACCTGGGAGCGCCGCGACGTCGTCCAGCAGAACTGGAAGACCGGCGAGACCGTCTTCGAGCAGCGCGGCGTGGAGTTCCCCGACTTCTGGAGCGTCAACGCGTCCACGATCGTCACGACCAAGTACTTCCGCGGCGCGGTCGGCACCGACGTCCGTGAGTGGAGCCTCAGGCAGCTGATCGACCGGGTCGTGAAGACCTACACGAAGGCTGGCCTCGAGCACGGCTACTTCGCCACGGCAGCCGACGCCGAGGTCTTCGAACACGAGATGACCTGGCTGCTGGTCCACCAGTACTTCTCGTTCAACTCCCCGGTCTGGTTCAACGTCGGTACGCCGTCCCCGCAGCAGGTCAGCGCCTGCTTCATCCTCAGTGTCGACGACTCGATGGACTCCATCCTCAACTGGTACAAGGAGGAGGGCTTCATCTTCAAGGGCGGCTCCGGCGCCGGGCTCAACCTCTCCCGGATTCGCTCGTCCAAGGAGCTGCTGAGCTCCGGCGGTACGGCGAGTGGCCCGGTCTCCTTCATGCGCGGCGCCGACGCGTCGGCCGGCACCATCAAGTCCGGCGGCGCCACGCGTCGTGCGGCCAAGATGGTCGTCCTCGACGTCGACCACCCCGACATCGTGGAGTTCGTCGAGACCAAGGCCAAGGAGGAGGACAAGATCCGCGCGCTGCGCGACGCCGGCTTCGACATGGACCTCGGCGGCGCCGACATCACCTCCGTGCAGTACCAGAACGCCAACAACTCGGTCCGCGTCAGCGACGAGTTCATGCGCGCCGTCGAGGACGGCACCGAGTTCGGGCTCCGCTCCCGCGGCACCCACGAGGTGATCGAGACCGTCGACGCCCGCGAGCTGTTCACCAAGATCAGCCAGGCCGCGTGGGCCTGCGCCGACCCCGGCCTGCAGTACGACGACACCATCAACGACTGGCACACCAACCCCGAGACCGGTCGGATCACCGCGTCCAACCCGTGCTCGGAGTACATGTCGCTCGACAACTCCTCGTGCAACCTGGCCAGCCTCAACCTGCTGAAGTTCCTCAAGGACGACGACACCTTCGACTCCGCGCTGTTCCAGAAGGCCGTCGAGCTGATCATCACCGCGATGGACATCTCGATCTGCTTCGCCGACTTCCCGACCGAGGCGATCGGCGACACCACCCGCGACTACCGCCAGCTGGGCATCGGCTACGCCAACCTCGGCGCCCTGCTGATGGCGATGGGGCTGGGCTACGACTCCGACGGCGGTCGGTCCATGGCCGCGACGATCACGTCGCTGATGACCGGCGCATCGTACAAGAGGAGCGCGGAGCTGGCCGCGATCGTCGGCCCGTACGCCGGCTACGCCCGCAACGCCGACGCCCACAAGCGGGTGATGCGCAAGCACCAGGCCGCCAACGACACCGTCCGCACCCACCACGTCGCCGACGCGCAGGTCGCCAAGTTCGCCACCCAGGCCTGGGCCGACGTGATCAAGCTGGGCGAGGCCAACGGCTTCCGCAACGCGCAGGCCTCGGTGCTCGCACCGACCGGCACCATCGGCTTCATGATGGACTGCGACACCACCGGCATCGAGCCCGACTTCTCGCTGGTGAAGTTCAAGAAGCTGGTCGGTGGCGGCTCGATGCAGATCGTCAACCAGACCATCCCGCGCGCGCTGAAGAACCTCGGGTACGACGAGGAGAAGATCGAGGCGATCGTCGCCTTCATCGCCGAGCACGGCCACGTGATCGACGCTCCAGGGCTGAAGACCGAGCACTACGAGGTCTTCGACACCGCGATGGGCGCCCGGGCGCTCAAGCCGATGGGTCACGTGCGGATGATGGCGGCCGCGCAGCCGTTCCTGTCCGGCGCGATCTCCAAGACGGTCAACCTGCCGGAGAGCGCCACGGTCGAGGAGATCGAGGACATCTACCTCCAGTCGTGGAAGCTCGGCCTCAAGGCGACCGCGGTCTACCGCGACAACTGCAAGGTCGGCCAGCCGCTGTCCGACGGCAAGAGCGAGTCCTCTAAGAAGGACCAAGCGCGTTCCTCGGTGGTCGAGCGAAGTCGAGACCACGACTCGGAGACGACGGACGTCAAGGAAGTCATCGTCTACCGCCCGACCCGCAAGCGCCTGCCGAAGTCGCGCACCTCGCGCACCACGTCGTTCACCGTCGGCGGCGCCGAGGGCTACATGACCTCCGGTGCCCACGACGACGGCGAGCTCGGCGAGGTGTTCCTCAAGCTCGGCAAGCAGGGCTCGACCCTGGCCGGCGTGATGGACGCCTTCTCGATCGCCGTTTCCATCGGCCTGCAGTACGGCGTGCCGCTGGAGACCTACGTCTCGAAGTTCTCCAACCTGTCGTTCGAGCCCAACGGCCTGACCGACGACGCGGACGTGCGGATGGCGAAGTCGATCATGGACTACATCTTCCGTCGCCTCGCCCTGGACTACCTCGACTTCGAGTCCCGCCAGGCCCTGGGCATCTACTCCGCCGACGAGCGCCAGCGCTACCTCGAGACCGGCTCCTACGAGCTGCCCACCGAGGTCGGCAACGCCGCCGAGGTCATCGGCGACCTCTCCGCCCCGGTCGAGGCCGAGCTCATCGACGACGCTTCGGTGGTCGGCGACTCTCCGGTGGTCGAGCGGAGTCGAGACCACGAGACCGCAGCCGAGCACGCCGCCATCGACGACCTCGCCCCGAAGCCGGCGCCCAAGGAGGCCCACACCTCCGCCGAGCTCCTGGAGAAGATCACCGGCACCGCCGTCGACTCCCCCCTCTGCATGACCTGCGGCACCAAGATGCGCCCCGCCGGCTCCTGCTACGTCTGCGAAGGCTGCGGGAGCACGAGCGGCTGCAGCTAG
- the nrdR gene encoding transcriptional regulator NrdR codes for MHCPYCRHTDTKVLDSRVSDDGSAIRRRRRCEACEKRFTTVELMQLTVLKRSGATEPFNREKAISGVRKACKGRPVSEDDLACLGQTVEDTLRTEGAAEIPAHEVGLAILGPLRALDPVAYLRFASVYKAFSSADDFEDEIALLRMEQAAASVVERSASPVERSASVVEQSSSVVERSRDHATQPDAVPTG; via the coding sequence ATGCACTGCCCGTACTGCCGCCACACCGACACCAAGGTCCTCGACTCCCGGGTTTCCGACGACGGCTCCGCGATCCGCCGCCGGCGCCGCTGCGAGGCGTGCGAGAAGCGCTTCACCACCGTCGAGCTGATGCAGCTGACCGTGCTCAAGCGCTCCGGTGCCACCGAGCCGTTCAACCGCGAGAAGGCGATCTCCGGGGTCCGGAAGGCCTGCAAGGGCCGCCCGGTCTCCGAGGACGACCTGGCCTGCCTGGGCCAGACCGTCGAGGACACCCTGCGCACCGAGGGTGCCGCCGAGATCCCGGCCCACGAGGTCGGCCTGGCCATCCTCGGCCCGCTGCGGGCCCTCGACCCGGTCGCCTACCTGCGGTTCGCCTCCGTCTACAAGGCGTTCAGCTCCGCCGACGACTTCGAGGACGAGATCGCGCTGCTCCGCATGGAGCAGGCCGCGGCCTCGGTGGTCGAGCGGTCCGCCTCGCCGGTCGAGCGGTCCGCCTCGGTGGTCGAGCAGTCCTCTTCGGTGGTCGAGCGGAGTCGAGACCACGCGACCCAGCCCGACGCCGTACCCACCGGATAA
- a CDS encoding ABC transporter ATP-binding protein: MERSGKHAAPRHAAPPTAPPPQPARIDASRLDPLATPAPDAPPTGGRGSTSVLLLALGITAAVVAWGYLVYLAIDFGTAARDGDATGWWMLALATVGAIACLFVGMLLGTRFVQRLKGGPSQPPAPPRVPGGRRAAR; this comes from the coding sequence GTGGAGCGTTCGGGGAAGCATGCGGCGCCCCGTCACGCTGCCCCACCGACCGCACCACCTCCGCAGCCCGCCCGGATCGACGCCAGCCGGCTCGACCCGCTCGCCACGCCGGCTCCCGATGCTCCTCCCACGGGAGGTCGCGGCAGTACGTCGGTGCTGCTGCTGGCGCTCGGGATCACCGCCGCGGTGGTCGCCTGGGGCTACCTGGTCTATCTGGCCATCGACTTCGGCACCGCTGCGCGCGACGGCGACGCCACCGGCTGGTGGATGCTCGCCCTGGCCACGGTCGGCGCGATCGCCTGCCTGTTCGTCGGGATGCTGCTCGGCACCCGGTTCGTCCAGCGCCTCAAGGGCGGCCCGTCCCAGCCACCCGCCCCGCCGAGAGTCCCGGGCGGCCGCCGAGCGGCGCGCTGA
- a CDS encoding DUF3052 domain-containing protein, which translates to MVSTGSTSGGGPNDGGGAGYSGTPLPRKLGVTDAHVVLLDRLPDGLDLGLPPTAHVVRRLREGLDVTLTFHTRLATLEARLPALFAHTVTAGSVWVCWPKQAAVKRLGIDTDLNDNVVRAAGLFLGWVDVKVAAIDETWSGQKFVRRLVDR; encoded by the coding sequence GTGGTCTCGACAGGCTCGACCAGCGGAGGCGGCCCGAACGACGGAGGCGGAGCCGGCTACTCGGGGACGCCGCTCCCCCGCAAGCTCGGCGTCACGGACGCTCACGTGGTGCTGCTGGACCGGCTCCCCGACGGTCTCGACCTCGGCCTGCCGCCGACCGCGCACGTCGTACGTCGTCTGCGCGAGGGGCTCGACGTGACCCTGACCTTCCACACTCGGCTGGCCACCCTCGAGGCCCGGCTGCCGGCGCTGTTCGCGCACACGGTGACCGCGGGGTCGGTATGGGTGTGCTGGCCCAAGCAGGCTGCCGTGAAGCGGCTCGGCATCGACACCGACCTGAACGACAACGTAGTCCGTGCGGCCGGGCTGTTCCTCGGGTGGGTGGACGTCAAGGTCGCCGCGATCGACGAGACCTGGTCGGGGCAGAAGTTCGTCCGGCGACTGGTCGACCGCTGA
- a CDS encoding LysM peptidoglycan-binding domain-containing protein, which yields MSSSTATRTSRLTQPAPASAPRPTARRTLSGPGCSVGGPADRPVLRIVADGERAPVVTRVLPTRPVLELVEPPVETRQVRLDDFFAAEYDGDDQRLQLVEPRRSGLRLTRRGRLAVLTVSVVAVLGLGFAAASASIANDHPEQTTVVTVTPGQTLWDISSAAAAGGDVRSMMSHIEALNHLDSASLQAGQHLRIPQ from the coding sequence ATGAGCAGCAGCACCGCCACCCGCACCAGCCGGCTCACGCAGCCGGCGCCCGCCTCTGCGCCGCGTCCCACCGCGCGTCGCACCCTGAGCGGGCCGGGTTGCTCCGTGGGTGGTCCGGCCGACCGGCCGGTGCTGCGGATCGTCGCGGACGGCGAGCGCGCGCCGGTCGTCACCCGGGTGCTGCCTACCCGCCCCGTGCTCGAGCTCGTCGAGCCTCCAGTCGAGACCCGGCAGGTCCGGCTCGACGACTTCTTCGCCGCGGAGTACGACGGTGACGACCAGCGTCTCCAGCTCGTCGAGCCGCGCCGCAGCGGGCTCCGGCTGACCCGCCGTGGTCGCCTGGCCGTGCTGACCGTCTCCGTGGTGGCGGTGCTCGGCCTGGGCTTCGCGGCAGCATCGGCCTCGATCGCCAACGACCACCCCGAGCAGACCACGGTGGTCACGGTGACTCCCGGCCAGACGCTGTGGGACATCTCGTCCGCCGCGGCCGCCGGTGGTGACGTGCGCTCGATGATGAGCCACATCGAGGCGCTCAACCACCTCGACTCGGCCTCTCTCCAGGCCGGCCAGCATCTCCGCATCCCGCAGTAG
- a CDS encoding SDR family oxidoreductase, with translation MDSCVVTGAARGIGRAIAERMVGRGYAVLVTDVDGDGARRTADEIGAAVGLEHDVRDPAAHRFVATTARDHGRLTAWFNNAGVGDDGTLAGLDDEQVRRLVEVNLLGTLWGMRAALAEFTGFAGEASRGDIVNTASISGLGPVPGYTVYAATKAAIVSATMSVAVETPRGVRVHALCPDGVQTALLDGQDAGGLGAQLVHSGSRILTADETADAAVALLGSRRVVRSLPGWRGAVIRTSTLAPSLGGPPARLFAARGRRALARRADQR, from the coding sequence ATGGACAGCTGTGTGGTGACCGGAGCGGCCAGGGGCATCGGGCGGGCGATCGCCGAGCGGATGGTGGGCCGGGGGTACGCCGTGCTCGTGACCGACGTGGACGGCGACGGCGCACGTCGTACCGCCGACGAGATCGGGGCGGCGGTCGGCCTCGAGCACGACGTCCGCGACCCGGCCGCACACCGATTCGTGGCCACGACGGCGCGCGACCACGGCCGGCTGACCGCGTGGTTCAACAACGCGGGGGTCGGCGACGACGGGACGCTGGCGGGCCTCGACGACGAGCAGGTACGTCGCCTGGTCGAGGTCAACCTGCTCGGCACCCTGTGGGGGATGCGGGCCGCGCTGGCTGAGTTCACCGGGTTCGCCGGGGAGGCGAGCCGGGGCGACATCGTCAACACCGCCTCGATCTCCGGGCTCGGGCCGGTGCCGGGCTACACCGTGTACGCCGCCACCAAGGCTGCGATCGTGTCCGCCACGATGTCGGTCGCGGTCGAGACGCCGCGCGGCGTGCGGGTGCACGCGCTGTGCCCCGACGGCGTCCAGACCGCCCTGCTCGACGGGCAGGACGCGGGCGGCCTCGGCGCGCAGCTGGTGCACTCCGGCAGCAGGATCCTCACCGCCGACGAGACCGCCGACGCAGCGGTGGCGCTGCTCGGGTCGCGCCGGGTCGTCCGCAGCCTGCCGGGCTGGCGCGGTGCGGTGATCCGTACCAGCACCCTGGCCCCGTCGCTGGGCGGCCCGCCGGCCCGGCTCTTCGCCGCCCGCGGTCGGCGCGCCCTCGCCCGTCGCGCCGACCAGCGGTGA
- the lexA gene encoding transcriptional repressor LexA has product MTKSRSRPVAASKVSELPDGPPDATGLTPRQTRVLVAIKDSIEQRGYPPSMREIGEKVGLTSSSSVAHQLRVLEEKGFLKRDPNRPRALEVFLPEVLAARRSMGSAAAEETSYDETGVGDAMPAATYVPMIGRIAAGGPILAEQTLDDVFPLPKQLVGEGTLFMLEVSGDSMVEAAICSGDYVVVRQEQTAENGDIVAALIDGEATVKTFQRKDGHVWLLPHNPAYDPIDGTHATILGKVTAVLRRI; this is encoded by the coding sequence ATGACGAAGAGCAGATCCCGACCGGTCGCCGCCAGCAAGGTCAGCGAGCTGCCCGACGGCCCGCCCGACGCGACCGGGCTCACGCCGCGGCAGACGCGGGTGCTGGTCGCGATCAAGGACTCCATCGAGCAGCGCGGCTACCCGCCCAGCATGCGCGAGATCGGGGAGAAGGTCGGGCTGACCAGCAGCTCGAGCGTCGCCCACCAGCTGCGGGTGCTGGAGGAGAAGGGGTTCCTCAAGCGCGATCCCAACCGCCCCCGTGCCCTCGAGGTCTTCCTTCCCGAGGTGCTCGCGGCGCGGCGCTCGATGGGCTCGGCTGCTGCCGAGGAGACGTCGTACGACGAGACCGGGGTCGGCGACGCGATGCCGGCCGCCACCTACGTGCCGATGATCGGCAGGATCGCGGCCGGTGGCCCGATCCTGGCCGAGCAGACCCTCGACGACGTCTTCCCGCTGCCCAAGCAGCTGGTCGGCGAGGGCACGCTGTTCATGCTGGAGGTCTCCGGCGACTCCATGGTCGAGGCCGCCATCTGCAGCGGCGACTACGTCGTGGTGCGCCAGGAGCAGACCGCCGAGAACGGCGACATCGTGGCCGCGCTGATCGACGGTGAGGCCACCGTGAAGACCTTCCAGCGCAAGGACGGCCACGTCTGGCTGCTCCCGCACAACCCGGCGTACGACCCGATCGACGGCACCCACGCCACGATCCTGGGCAAGGTCACCGCGGTCCTGCGACGTATCTGA
- a CDS encoding phosphatase PAP2 family protein — protein MSVRSSLPAIARGTLLGRRGVREIALIGGLYIFYCVTRTFAEDSLGPAQDRAGDLFHLERVLHLDWEHSINNWFVQHPWAAVPACYWYAAAHYVVTLTVLVWLFRKGAAHYSPARWVLVVSCVIALACYLLLPTAPPRLVSGGYVDVLSLHSDVGWWSTDASAPKGMGQLTNELAAFPSLHAGWALWVALVIRRNSQNPWLRGLGWLHAFVTAAVVVGTGNHWILDVFVGWALVIVAMWLVDPWFADQRERVAVRVAFNPRLATGPTDPVVGPVIGPVAARDPEQARRPREST, from the coding sequence ATGAGCGTGAGATCCAGCCTGCCTGCGATCGCCCGGGGGACCCTCCTCGGGCGTCGGGGCGTGCGCGAGATCGCGCTGATCGGCGGGCTCTACATCTTCTACTGCGTCACCCGGACCTTCGCCGAGGACAGCCTCGGCCCGGCCCAGGACCGCGCCGGCGACCTCTTCCACCTCGAGCGGGTGCTCCATCTGGACTGGGAGCACTCGATCAACAACTGGTTCGTCCAGCACCCGTGGGCGGCGGTGCCGGCCTGCTACTGGTACGCCGCCGCGCACTACGTGGTCACCCTGACCGTGCTGGTCTGGCTGTTCCGCAAGGGTGCCGCGCACTACTCCCCCGCCCGCTGGGTGCTGGTGGTCTCGTGCGTGATCGCCCTGGCCTGCTACCTCCTCCTGCCGACGGCCCCGCCACGGCTGGTCAGCGGGGGGTACGTCGACGTGCTCAGCCTGCACTCCGACGTCGGCTGGTGGAGCACCGACGCCTCGGCGCCCAAGGGGATGGGGCAGCTGACCAACGAGCTGGCCGCGTTCCCGAGCCTGCACGCCGGCTGGGCGCTCTGGGTGGCCCTGGTGATCCGCCGCAACTCCCAGAACCCGTGGCTCCGCGGCCTGGGCTGGCTGCACGCGTTCGTCACCGCGGCCGTGGTCGTCGGGACCGGCAACCACTGGATCCTCGACGTCTTCGTCGGCTGGGCGCTGGTGATCGTGGCGATGTGGCTGGTGGACCCGTGGTTCGCCGACCAGCGCGAGCGGGTGGCCGTGCGAGTGGCCTTCAACCCACGCCTGGCGACCGGGCCGACCGACCCCGTGGTGGGGCCGGTGATCGGGCCGGTCGCGGCCCGCGACCCCGAGCAGGCCCGTCGGCCCCGCGAGTCCACCTAG